In a single window of the Natator depressus isolate rNatDep1 chromosome 24, rNatDep2.hap1, whole genome shotgun sequence genome:
- the ANKRD34A gene encoding ankyrin repeat domain-containing protein 34A, which translates to MNDPAAMPHAEGNALLKAVWQGKFRLTRLLLEGGAYINEGNAQGETPLIAACLARYDDPHNKPRMVRYLLENGADPNIPDKTGKTALMHACAERAGPSVASVLLEHGADPSARDYAGASALVYAINRDDRETLQVLLDACKAKGKEVIIITTDTSPLGTKKTKQYLNSPPSPGLEEKSPALCMSPSDIEVKTTQSPGASEKEEARDVFNFTMATRLTCPPPPPPKGLEAEASAEQPPAAPPPKGRARQLKRLNSEPWGLVAPSVLAASHLEKARTPEERITAEMNGLSITKRPVLSRRHSIEGQEAPGFKTVAPQGSGEEAPGLEAPWAEKVHFSHLHQPLSRRNTAPEAQESGGAPAPSLRGMAHPKLARMEHCESDAHLCPDSIPGSPDSGRLSLERRKYNASPLTLPASSSRESLESIPSAVSPMTGRRRSPGLLERRGSGTLLLDHIAHTRPGFLPRLNINPHPPIPDIRANGRPPSPVHRGLIPMAPSSPKAKKKLFRRHSMQTEQIKQLVNFQNMLAQGNSAS; encoded by the coding sequence ATGAACGACCCAGCCGCCATGCCGCACGCGGAGGGGAATGCCCTGCTGAAGGCTGTGTGGCAGGGCAAGTTTCGCCTCACCCGCCTCTTGCTGGAAGGCGGGGCCTATATCAACGAGGGCAACGCCCAGGGCGAGACCCCGCTGATCGCCGCCTGCCTGGCCCGCTATGACGACCCGCACAACAAGCCCCGCATGGTGCGCTACCTGCTGGAGAACGGCGCCGACCCCAACATCCCGGACAAGACAGGCAAGACGGCCCTGATGCACGCCTGCGCCGAGCGGGCCGGGCCCTCGGTGGCTTCGGTCTTGCTGGAGCACGGGGCCGACCCCAGCGCCCGGGACTACGCGGGGGCATCGGCCCTGGTGTATGCCATCAACCGGGACGACCGGGAGACCTTGCAGGTGCTGCTGGACGCCTGCAAGGCCAAGGGCAAGGAGGTGATCATCATCACCACCGACACGTCCCCCTTGGGCACCAAGAAGACCAAACAGTACTTGAACTCGCCCCCGTCCCCGGGTCTGGAGGAGAAGTCACCGGCCCTGTGTATGTCGCCCTCCGACATCGAAGTCAAGACCACCCAGTCACCCGGGGCCAGCGAGAAGGAGGAGGCGAGGGACGTCTTCAACTTCACCATGGCCACCCGGCTGACCTGCCCCCCGCCGCCTCCTCCCAAGGGGCTGGAGGCCGAGGCCTCCGCGGAGCAGCCACCGGCGGCCCCACCACCCAAGGGCCGGGCGAGGCAACTCAAGAGACTCAACTCGGAGCCGTGGGGGCTGGTGGCGCCTTCCGTCTTGGCCGCCTCCCATCTGGAGAAGGCCCGGACGCCAGAGGAGAGGATCACGGCCGAGATGAACGGCTTGAGCATCACCAAGAGGCCCGTGCTGTCACGGAGGCACAGCATCGAGGGCCAGGAGGCCCCCGGTTTCAAGACGGTGgccccccagggctctggggaagAGGCCCCGGGCCTGGAGGCACCCTGGGCCGAGAAGGTTCATTTCAGCCACCTCCACCAGCCTCTGTCGCGGCGCAACACGGCCCCCGAGgcccaggagagtgggggggcccCAGCGCCCAGCCTGCGGGGCATGGCGCACCCTAAGCTGGCCCGCATGGAGCACTGCGAGTCAGACGCGCACCTCTGCCCGGACTCCATCCCCGGCTCCCCGGATTCAGGCCGCCTCTCCCTGGAGAGGAGGAAATACAACGCCTCCCCGCTGACCCTGCCGGCCAGCTCTTCCCGGGAGTCCCTAGAGAGCATCCCCAGCGCTGTGTCCCCCATGACGGGACGGCGCCGCTCCCCGGGGCTGCTGGAGAGGAGGGGATCGGGGACCCTCCTCCTGGATCACATTGCCCACACCCGGCCTGGCTTCCTGCCCCGGCTCAACAtcaacccccaccctcccatccctGACATCCGGGCCAACGGCCGGCCCCCCTCGCCCGTGCACAGGGGGCTCATCCCCatggcccccagctcccccaaggCAAAGAAGAAGCTGTTCAGACGGCACTCTATGCAAACGGAACAGATCAAGCAGCTGGTCAATTTCCAGAACATGCTGGCCCAGGGCAACTCGGCCAGTTAA
- the POLR3GL gene encoding DNA-directed RNA polymerase III subunit RPC7-like: MAGRGGRGRGRSQMTFNVEAVGIGKGDSLPPSTLQPSPLFPPMEYKPVPLQTGEEVEYMLALKQELRGAMKNLPYYVKPAAPKKDVERYSDKYQMSGPIDNAIDWNPDWRRLPRELKIRVRKLRKERTTILIPKHKQRLPVDKEEAIKKLETLEKKEEEVTSEEEGEKEEEEEGKEEEEEEYDEEEHEEETDYIMSYFDNGEEFGADSDDNMDEAIY; the protein is encoded by the exons ATGGCTGGAagaggaggcagagggaggggtcgGAGCCAGATGACCTTCAACGTGGAAGCTGTGGGCATTGGGAAAGGCGACTCGCTGCCCCCATCTACCCTCCAGCCCTCGCCGCTCTTCCCT CCCATGGAGTACAAGCCAGTCCCTCTGCAGACGGGTGAGGAGGTGGAATACATGCTGGCACTAAAACAAGAGCTGAGGGGAGCCATGAAGAATCTGCCATATTATGTCAAGCCGGCCGCCCCCAAGAAAG ATGTTGAGCGCTACTCAGATAAATATCAGATGTCCGGCCCCATTGATAATGCTATTGATTGGAACCCAG ATTGGCGGCGCTTACCGCGGGAGCTAAAGATCCGAGTTCGAAAGCTCCGGAAGGAGA GAACCACCATTCTGATCCCCAAGCACAAACAGCGGCTCCCGGTGGACAAGGAGGAAGCTATTAAGAAACTGGAG ACCCttgagaagaaggaggaggaagtgaCGTCggaggaagaaggggagaaagaggaggaggaagagggcaaggaggaggaggaagaggagtatGACGAGGAGGAACACGAAGAG GAGACGGATTACATCATGTCGTACTTCGACAACGGGGAGGAGTTTGGGGCCGACAGTGATGACAACATGGACGAGGCGATATACTGA